The proteins below come from a single Aegilops tauschii subsp. strangulata cultivar AL8/78 chromosome 6, Aet v6.0, whole genome shotgun sequence genomic window:
- the LOC109776166 gene encoding uncharacterized protein, whose amino-acid sequence MASSTGLTAPSSPVGTNTTPPPATTMEPNMDAGLLALACSGSFHDLESFLDGKPAAYTMGSSATQPPDLYAVTVGGNTLLHVVAASHGDSEDLLNKANLVYGKAPSLLFVQNSQGDTPLHCAARAGNIPMVSRFIDLAKGQGINNAKGLLETQNKLKETALHEAVRFGSNDMVNLLMTHDPELATLPEEGTSPLYLAILLENGIIAKTLYELSGGVLSYSGPNGRNALHVAVQRSQDLTKMLLEWNNDLTLQGDANGSIPLQFAVITILCPRKRYSQPICLELLKVNPDALYQPDHNGSFPTHVAASVGATSIITDFLMKSPNCAGLLDARGRTFLHVAVDRSKVGIVNYACRNISLSWILNIQDKDGNTALHIAVRKRSVRMFCSLLGNRQVHLNLMNEKGETPSDIARQNILSEMESGAQILRVLNYIGVKRGISHQGFLNEYDTDQARQDEVHFLSQMKEGTQSRCICSVLIATVTFGAMFTMPGGYRDEGHTHAGSPILAGTFGFDIFFMANTLAFAFSTTATIFLMFSGDPTVPLGIRKALFRRSIPIILISVFCMMLAFAFAAVMMLAPVARMSAYAVLLSVNLLLLYNCWEAAVKSIFLFAALCRRNGIWYGIVWGWPLAAFLFMSLFNLARLALLSHAGGKVEPPAQPPAPFA is encoded by the exons ATGGCGTCGAGCACCGGGCTGACAGCTCCGAGCTCACCTGTTGGGACAAATACTACTCCTCCACCGGCGACCACCATGGAGCCCAATATGGACGCCGGGCTGCTAGCATTGGCTTGTTCCGGATCTTTCCACGATCTGGAATCATTCCTCGACGGGAAACCAGCCGCCTACACCATGGGAAGCTCGGCCACGCAGCCACCTGATCTGTACGCCGTTACCGTTGGAGGTAACACTCTTCTCCATGTGGTGGCCGCCAGCCATGGCGACTCTGAGGACTTACTGAACAAAGCTAATCTCGTCTACGGCAAGGCACCCAGCCTCCTCTTCGTGCAAAACAGCCAGGGAGATACGCCCCTGCACTGTGCTGCACGGGCGGGGAACATCCCAATGGTGTCTCGTTTCATTGATCTTGCCAAAGGTCAGGGCATTAACAATGCTAAGGGGCTGCTGGAGACACAAAACAAGCTCAAAGAGACAGCCTTGCACGAGGCCGTCCGCTTTGGGAGCAATGATATGGTCAACTTGCTCATGACCCATGATCCAGAATTGGCCACTCTTCCTGAAGAAGGTACTTCACCGTTGTACCTCGCCATCTTACTGGAAAATGGAATCATCGCAAAAACACTCTACGAGTTGAGCGGCGGGGTTCTTTCATACTCTGGACCAAATGGACGAAATGCATTGCACGTTGCTGTTCAGCGGAGCCAAG ATCTCACGAAGATGTTGTTAGAATGGAACAATGACCTTACACTACAAGGGGATGCAAACGGAAGTATACCTCTCCAATTTGCTGTTATAACTATTCTGTGCCCAAGGAAAAGATACAGCCAACCCATATGTTTAGAATTATTGAAAGTCAATCCAGATGCACTGTATCAACCAGACCACAATGGATCATTTCCGACACACGTGGCAGCATCCGTTGGTGCAACATCGATCATCACTGATTTTCTTATGAAGTCACCCAATTGCGCTGGCTTGCTTGATGCTAGGGGAAGGACATTTCTTCATGTTGCTGTTGACAGAAGTAAAGTAGGGATTGTCAACTATGCTTGTCGAAACATATCACTATCATGGATTTTGAATATACAAGACAAAGATGGGAATACTGCACTCCACATAGCTGTAAGAAAAAGAAGTGTGAGAATGTTTTGTTCTCTGTTAGGGAATAGACAAGTACACTTGAATTTGATGAATGAGAAAGGGGAGACTCCATCAGATATAGCCCGTCAAAATATTCTTAGTGAAATG GAAAGTGGAGCACAAATACTCAGGGTACTCAACTATATCGGTGTTAAAAGGGGTATTTCTCACCAGGGTTTCTTGAATGAATATGACACTGACCAAGCAAGACAGGATGAAGTACATTTCTTGAGTCAAATGAAAGAGGGGACACAAAGTCGTTGTATTTGCTCCGTCCTAATTGCAACCGTGACGTTTGGTGCAATGTTCACCATGCCTGGAGGTTATAGAGATGAGGGTCACACTCATGCAGGGTCACCAATTCTTGCTGGAACGTTTGGTTTTGATATATTCTTCATGGCCAACACACTTGCCTTTGCTTTCTCAACCACAGCTACAATTTTTCTCATGTTTTCTGGGGATCCCACGGTACCCCTTGGGATCCGGAAAGCGCTATTTCGAAGGTCCATCCCCATCATATTGATATCAGTGTTTTGCATGATGCTTGCCTTTGCATTTGCTGCAGTTATGATGTTAGCTCCAGTTGCTCGTATGTCTGCATATGCAGTTCTCCTCAGTGTTAATCTCCTACTGCTGTATAACTGTTGGGAAGCAGCAGTCAAGTCTATTTTTCTGTTCGCAGCACTCTGTAGGAGAAATGGGATATGGTACGGGATAGTCTGGGGATGGCCATTGGCAGCATTCTTATTCATGTCACTTTTTAATTTGGCCCGGCTTGCCCTGCTGAGTCACGCCGGTGGCAAGGTGGAACCACCGGCACAACCACCGGCACCATTTGCTTGA